The following proteins are encoded in a genomic region of Thiomonas sp. X19:
- a CDS encoding DUF86 domain-containing protein, with product MKRAELRIPDYIAHILEAIEPIAEYTAGMDEDGFLHNTLVQDAAIRNIEIIGEAARNIERASPAFIAAHDGIPWSTMMAMRNRVSHGYMTINLSLVWKTIRSDLPELAKPIRALRSGE from the coding sequence ATGAAGCGTGCCGAGTTGCGAATTCCCGATTACATCGCCCATATTCTCGAGGCCATCGAGCCCATCGCGGAATACACCGCAGGGATGGATGAAGACGGCTTTTTGCACAACACACTCGTCCAGGATGCCGCGATTCGCAACATCGAAATCATCGGCGAAGCCGCGCGCAACATCGAGCGAGCTTCCCCGGCGTTCATCGCCGCCCATGACGGCATCCCCTGGAGCACCATGATGGCCATGCGCAACCGCGTCTCTCACGGCTACATGACGATCAACTTGTCGCTGGTCTGGAAGACGATCCGAAGCGATTTGCCAGAGTTGGCAAAGCCAATCCGCGCGCTGCGCAGCGGCGAATAA